The following are from one region of the Candidatus Hydrogenedentota bacterium genome:
- a CDS encoding D-lyxose/D-mannose family sugar isomerase, translating to MLTREELHRLQQRAAKMLDAKGIAITEKERENIEIADFGLDEVEKTGLELVVYVNTDRYCAKELVMFPHQTCPEHRHPHVQGQPGKMETFRCRSGEVFLYTEGEPAPNPVCQPPEGSEEHYTVFHEIVLRPGEQYTIPSDTLHWFQAGDEGAIVSEFSSTSRDESDFFTDPRIQRETVVGDQ from the coding sequence ATGTTGACGCGAGAGGAGTTGCACCGGCTTCAGCAACGGGCCGCGAAGATGCTCGATGCGAAGGGCATTGCCATTACAGAGAAAGAACGCGAGAACATTGAAATTGCCGATTTCGGCCTCGACGAGGTTGAGAAAACTGGCTTGGAACTGGTGGTCTATGTCAATACGGACCGCTACTGCGCCAAGGAACTTGTCATGTTTCCGCACCAGACTTGCCCTGAGCATCGCCATCCGCACGTCCAGGGCCAGCCGGGCAAGATGGAGACGTTTCGGTGCCGGTCCGGCGAAGTTTTTCTGTACACCGAGGGTGAACCGGCGCCGAACCCCGTATGCCAGCCGCCTGAAGGCAGCGAAGAGCACTACACCGTCTTCCACGAGATTGTGCTTCGTCCGGGTGAGCAGTACACCATCCCTTCAGATACGCTGCATTGGTTTCAGGCGGGCGATGAAGGGGCGATCGTGTCCGAATTCTCAAGCACCAGCCGCGACGAGTCGGACTTCTTCACCGACCCGCGCATCCAACGGGAAACCGTGGTCGGTGACCAGTGA
- a CDS encoding DUF4838 domain-containing protein, with amino-acid sequence MASRWTRHSYQAQAFLIMLGLAVSSAPVCALDIVREGTPVATVVVDDAASPQVKEAAQLLVTYVERATGARLPVTSALPPEGAAICLGSGTAWQTPDQTGLDEDGFDIAFPDANIIAIAGPTDWGTEFGVCEFLERYVGVRWLLPGEHGDDVPVSSTLSVPPEPVRQEPAVFSRLFSGLAGDAQSTWARRNRMHGRVSFHHNLLNLFPPETYAASHPEFFPVHNGERFLPPNNSAHEWQPCYTAPGIVDEAIKNIIAFFEAHPDATSYSLGANDSSGYCECEHCLARISGEKNFLDRVDYSDLYYDWANQVIEGVLERFPDKWFGCLAYSEVAAPPGNVSVHPRLIPYMTYDRMKWKDPELRETGEALTRQWHAKSPVLGWYDYIYGTPYCLPRVWFHHMAEYYRFGCATGVRAMYAEAYPNWGEGPKLYISLRLQWDPNADVDALLDEWYARCAGEEAAPFLKQYYAHWEDFWTRRVLDSKWFSKGGQYLSFSTPGYLRDITRDDIEKSRQWLEAAVEKALTEPQKYRTRLLLQAFEYYEASAYAFDFNAPIEAPPATQDEVMALLASVEQRSEYAAKRRHLALEVFPAHPVLQHPLTMTQYEALQNDAMGAAGLGALMPFLAAAESPVRHELTRIAAEGAIPQVKEQASMLLELADKKGELLTRNASFEEGSGSVAEGWSWWVKDSAGRMARSEAVAHTGQCAVACEAVKRAGPVQTVPARPGRYGLLCYVFAPEGQQSRGTVELSFTLRDAARNNVATPSTRLPLQPGSWQVFAVVHRITEQDMERVAEILPILVLDGFEEGETVYFDDLQLYRLGE; translated from the coding sequence ATGGCTTCCCGCTGGACAAGGCATTCTTATCAAGCTCAGGCGTTCCTGATCATGCTGGGGCTGGCTGTTTCCTCGGCCCCGGTCTGTGCCCTCGACATCGTGCGTGAGGGCACGCCCGTTGCGACCGTCGTGGTGGATGACGCGGCTTCCCCGCAGGTGAAGGAGGCAGCGCAACTTCTCGTGACTTACGTGGAGCGTGCAACGGGGGCGCGGCTGCCGGTGACCAGCGCGTTGCCGCCCGAAGGCGCCGCTATCTGCCTCGGTTCGGGAACGGCTTGGCAGACGCCCGATCAAACCGGTCTCGACGAGGATGGCTTCGATATCGCGTTTCCTGATGCCAATATCATCGCGATCGCCGGCCCCACCGATTGGGGCACCGAATTCGGCGTGTGCGAGTTCCTCGAGCGGTACGTTGGGGTGCGCTGGCTCCTCCCCGGCGAGCACGGCGATGATGTGCCGGTCAGCAGTACTCTTTCTGTTCCCCCCGAGCCTGTCCGGCAGGAACCCGCCGTTTTTTCGCGCCTGTTCAGCGGTTTGGCGGGGGATGCTCAGAGCACGTGGGCGCGGCGCAATCGTATGCACGGGCGGGTGAGCTTCCACCACAATCTCCTCAACCTGTTTCCGCCTGAAACCTATGCGGCGAGCCATCCGGAATTCTTCCCCGTGCACAATGGTGAGCGCTTCCTGCCCCCGAACAACAGCGCCCACGAGTGGCAACCCTGTTATACCGCGCCGGGCATCGTCGATGAAGCGATCAAAAACATCATCGCGTTTTTCGAAGCTCATCCCGACGCGACCTCCTATTCTCTCGGCGCCAACGACAGCAGCGGGTACTGCGAATGTGAGCATTGCCTGGCGCGCATCTCCGGCGAGAAAAACTTCCTTGACCGCGTCGATTACTCGGACCTCTACTACGATTGGGCCAACCAGGTTATTGAAGGCGTTCTCGAACGGTTTCCCGACAAATGGTTCGGGTGCCTGGCTTACAGTGAAGTCGCCGCTCCGCCCGGGAATGTCTCGGTCCATCCCCGGTTGATCCCGTACATGACCTACGACCGCATGAAATGGAAGGACCCGGAACTTCGCGAAACCGGTGAAGCTCTCACGCGCCAATGGCATGCGAAGAGCCCCGTTCTGGGATGGTACGACTACATCTACGGCACGCCTTACTGCCTGCCGCGCGTCTGGTTCCACCACATGGCCGAATACTATCGGTTCGGGTGCGCCACCGGCGTACGGGCCATGTACGCCGAAGCCTATCCCAACTGGGGAGAGGGCCCGAAGCTGTACATCTCTCTCAGACTCCAGTGGGACCCCAACGCGGACGTGGACGCGCTCCTCGACGAGTGGTATGCGCGCTGCGCCGGTGAGGAGGCCGCTCCGTTTCTCAAACAGTACTACGCGCATTGGGAAGATTTCTGGACCCGCCGCGTGCTGGATTCCAAGTGGTTCTCAAAGGGCGGGCAATACCTGTCTTTCTCGACCCCCGGCTATCTCCGCGACATCACTCGCGACGACATCGAGAAGAGCCGGCAATGGCTCGAAGCTGCCGTCGAGAAGGCCCTCACGGAGCCTCAGAAATACCGCACGCGGCTCTTGTTGCAAGCCTTTGAGTATTATGAGGCCTCGGCGTACGCCTTCGATTTCAACGCACCGATCGAGGCGCCGCCCGCCACGCAAGACGAGGTGATGGCGTTGCTGGCATCGGTTGAGCAGCGGTCCGAATACGCTGCCAAACGCCGCCATCTTGCTCTCGAGGTTTTCCCCGCCCACCCGGTCTTGCAGCATCCCCTCACGATGACGCAGTACGAGGCCCTGCAAAACGATGCCATGGGCGCCGCGGGACTCGGCGCGCTCATGCCGTTCTTGGCCGCGGCCGAGAGCCCCGTCCGCCACGAACTGACACGCATCGCCGCGGAAGGCGCTATCCCGCAAGTGAAGGAGCAGGCCTCGATGCTCCTCGAACTCGCAGACAAGAAAGGCGAACTGCTCACCCGCAACGCATCGTTCGAAGAGGGTTCGGGGTCTGTTGCTGAGGGCTGGTCGTGGTGGGTCAAAGACAGCGCCGGCCGCATGGCACGGTCCGAAGCGGTCGCGCATACCGGACAATGCGCCGTCGCCTGCGAGGCAGTGAAACGCGCGGGTCCGGTGCAGACCGTGCCCGCACGGCCCGGCCGTTACGGTCTCTTGTGCTATGTATTCGCTCCCGAGGGCCAGCAGTCGCGGGGCACTGTCGAGTTGTCGTTCACCTTGCGCGACGCCGCCCGAAACAATGTGGCCACGCCATCCACCCGGCTGCCCCTGCAGCCCGGGTCATGGCAGGTCTTCGCGGTCGTGCACCGCATCACCGAACAAGACATGGAACGCGTTGCCGAAATCCTCCCGATTCTTGTCCTGGACGGGTTTGAAGAAGGCGAGACGGTATACTTCGACGACTTGCAGCTCTATCGTCTGGGCGAATAA
- a CDS encoding DUF1080 domain-containing protein — MKHATLAILALLCAAPFSNAQEDGPWITLFDGATLNGFIKRGGTAPYRVEDGAIVGTTVPGTNVNGKRVSGTDNTFLCTERHYGDFILELEFKVDPGMNSGVQIRSNSFEWFKNGRVHGYQVEIDPSDRAWTGGIYDEARRGWLFNLEGKEEARKAFKQNEWNHFRIEARGENIKTWVNGVPVADLDDFMTQRGFIALQVHASKDDETKEIRWRNIRIIDLDRANTQPVPFTGQRTDGAALR; from the coding sequence ATGAAACACGCAACACTCGCAATTCTCGCCCTCCTGTGTGCCGCGCCGTTCTCAAACGCCCAGGAAGACGGCCCTTGGATAACCCTTTTCGACGGCGCAACGCTCAACGGCTTCATCAAGCGCGGCGGCACGGCTCCCTACCGCGTCGAGGACGGCGCCATTGTCGGAACCACCGTTCCCGGCACGAACGTAAACGGTAAGCGCGTCTCGGGGACCGACAACACGTTCCTCTGCACCGAACGTCACTACGGAGATTTCATCCTCGAACTCGAGTTCAAAGTCGACCCGGGCATGAATTCCGGCGTGCAAATTCGCAGCAACAGCTTCGAATGGTTTAAGAACGGCCGCGTGCACGGCTATCAGGTCGAGATTGATCCCTCTGATCGCGCGTGGACCGGCGGCATCTACGACGAAGCGCGCCGGGGATGGCTCTTTAACCTCGAAGGAAAAGAAGAAGCCCGAAAAGCGTTCAAGCAGAATGAATGGAACCATTTCCGCATCGAAGCCCGCGGGGAGAACATCAAGACCTGGGTTAACGGCGTCCCCGTCGCCGATCTCGACGATTTCATGACCCAGCGCGGGTTTATCGCGCTCCAGGTGCACGCTTCGAAAGACGACGAAACCAAAGAAATCCGCTGGCGCAACATCCGCATCATCGATCTCGATCGCGCCAACACTCAGCCCGTGCCGTTCACGGGCCAGCGCACGGACGGGGCGGCGCTGCGGTAA
- a CDS encoding Gfo/Idh/MocA family oxidoreductase: protein MSSKPRVDRRTFLKSAAAASAAAAFPAVVPSTVLAASGNNAPSNRITLGLIGAGGRGVDVVKDFLRRDTVQVLAVCDVDKAHLKPVVESVNRHYGNSDCAGYDDFREITRRDDIDAVLIATPDHWHVLTALDAVRNGKDAYVEKPLAYSIYEGRVLSDTVAKEGRILQTGSQQRSDARFRRACELVHNGRIGQLHTINVGIPANNRTCEPAWQPQPVPEGFDYNMWLGPAPWAEYHEQRCHYTFRFILDYSGGQVTNFGAHNLDIAQWALDMDASGPIEISGNGEFPQSGLFTTATKVYFECLYENGVRLTCRTGRFGIYFEGSEGTICVDRKEIRAVPDDILEKPIGEGDVRLYESSDHVGNFLDCMRTREQPICNAEVGHRSSSICNLGNIAMVLGSEQLRWDPEKEEFPGNADANGMVKPSMREPWAL, encoded by the coding sequence ATGTCTTCCAAACCGCGTGTAGACCGACGAACCTTCCTCAAAAGCGCCGCGGCGGCAAGTGCGGCGGCTGCGTTTCCCGCGGTCGTGCCATCGACCGTCTTGGCAGCCTCCGGCAACAATGCCCCGAGCAACCGCATCACCCTCGGCCTGATTGGCGCGGGCGGGCGCGGCGTCGACGTCGTGAAGGACTTCCTCAGGCGCGACACGGTCCAGGTGTTGGCGGTCTGCGACGTCGACAAGGCCCATCTCAAGCCCGTTGTCGAGTCGGTCAACCGCCACTACGGCAACTCGGACTGCGCCGGATACGACGATTTTCGTGAAATCACCCGCCGGGACGACATTGACGCCGTACTGATAGCCACGCCGGACCACTGGCACGTCCTCACCGCGCTTGATGCGGTGCGAAATGGCAAGGATGCCTACGTCGAGAAACCTCTGGCCTACTCGATCTACGAAGGCCGGGTATTGAGCGACACGGTTGCCAAGGAAGGACGCATCCTCCAGACCGGCAGCCAGCAGCGTTCCGACGCGCGGTTCCGCCGGGCATGCGAACTCGTGCACAACGGCCGCATCGGCCAGCTTCACACCATCAACGTGGGCATCCCGGCCAACAACAGAACCTGCGAACCTGCCTGGCAGCCGCAGCCCGTGCCCGAAGGCTTCGACTACAACATGTGGCTCGGCCCCGCGCCATGGGCCGAGTACCATGAGCAACGCTGCCACTACACGTTCCGCTTCATTCTCGATTACTCCGGCGGACAGGTCACCAACTTCGGCGCGCATAACCTCGATATCGCCCAATGGGCCCTCGACATGGACGCTTCCGGGCCCATCGAAATCTCCGGCAACGGCGAGTTCCCCCAGTCCGGGCTGTTCACCACTGCCACGAAGGTATACTTCGAGTGCCTTTACGAGAACGGCGTGCGCTTGACGTGCCGCACCGGCCGCTTCGGCATCTACTTCGAAGGCTCCGAAGGCACCATCTGCGTCGATCGCAAAGAAATCCGGGCGGTTCCCGACGATATCCTCGAGAAACCCATCGGAGAGGGCGATGTCCGCCTCTACGAAAGCAGCGACCACGTGGGCAACTTCCTGGACTGCATGCGGACCCGCGAACAACCCATATGCAACGCCGAGGTCGGCCATCGTTCGTCAAGCATCTGCAACCTGGGCAATATCGCCATGGTTTTGGGAAGCGAACAACTCCGCTGGGACCCTGAGAAAGAGGAATTTCCCGGCAATGCCGATGCCAACGGCATGGTCAAACCGTCCATGCGTGAACCATGGGCCCTGTAA
- a CDS encoding sigma 54-interacting transcriptional regulator yields the protein MQLVSIGGRTKGACWILGERGLTLGREEGNDIVLDDPIVSRRHCRFLLAGGQIRLEDLGCRNPLLVNGLPMRTGVLETGDEVTIGGERFLLVQSHPETDARKKNEPPSDTKSIDLRRPIFLGADGSVDAEQESPRTIQDLLALQQIVTRLARCRNREEFTTLLKRALKERFRPLALWILSSDEQQGLFVLDEEVTNAEILPSESVHIALREKRGFLSVNPQKTGDETGVSFTLITPVIAGGTIVGALVLLTGVPHGVFVEDDLRLLVLLGQSLGPVFWTVEDMEQLRRDNEYLRARAGESLSLVGNSKSMRQVRQRIGLAAKSELSVLITGETGTGKELAARLIHQQSSRKRGPFVTVNCAAIPHELFESFMFGYERGAFTGADRSSRGFLAEAHGGIIFLDEVGDLSLSNQARILRSIEYGTYRRPGADQDSRVDVRVVSATNRDLRAAAQQGAFREDLFHRLNGFEISLPPLRERVEDIPELAQHFFELAKQQAKRPVRAVAPEAMEILQTQNWTGNVRELRNCILRAVSIAQGDTIRAEDALDNLSGPRRREEGQDAASLADIEKKHIAHTMTRYGGNVSKAAKALGISRSTLYEKLRLYELNNAG from the coding sequence GCACGAAGGGGGCCTGCTGGATACTGGGTGAAAGGGGCCTTACTCTTGGCCGCGAGGAAGGCAACGACATCGTGCTGGACGATCCCATTGTTTCGAGAAGGCACTGCCGGTTCCTTCTTGCGGGCGGACAGATTCGTCTCGAAGACTTGGGATGCCGCAATCCGCTGCTTGTCAACGGACTCCCCATGCGAACAGGCGTTCTTGAGACAGGGGACGAGGTGACCATCGGCGGAGAACGGTTTCTTCTGGTGCAGTCCCACCCAGAGACGGATGCGAGGAAGAAGAACGAGCCGCCCTCGGACACCAAGTCCATCGACCTGAGACGCCCCATTTTCCTGGGAGCCGACGGGAGCGTGGACGCGGAACAGGAAAGCCCCCGGACAATTCAGGATCTGTTGGCGCTTCAGCAGATCGTGACGAGGCTTGCCCGGTGCCGCAACCGGGAAGAGTTCACTACGCTGCTCAAACGAGCGCTTAAGGAGCGTTTTCGTCCGCTTGCGTTGTGGATTCTATCAAGTGATGAGCAACAAGGGCTTTTTGTGCTCGATGAGGAGGTGACGAACGCGGAAATCCTTCCCTCGGAAAGCGTTCACATCGCGCTCCGCGAAAAGCGGGGATTTCTCAGCGTCAACCCGCAGAAGACCGGAGATGAGACAGGGGTATCCTTCACGCTTATCACGCCGGTGATCGCAGGCGGCACGATTGTAGGAGCGCTGGTACTACTTACCGGGGTCCCGCATGGCGTGTTTGTGGAAGACGATCTCCGTCTTCTGGTCTTGCTGGGCCAGTCGCTTGGTCCGGTTTTCTGGACCGTGGAAGACATGGAGCAGTTGCGCCGTGATAATGAGTATCTGCGCGCACGGGCGGGCGAAAGCCTATCTCTTGTGGGAAACAGCAAATCCATGCGCCAGGTGCGCCAGCGCATTGGACTCGCGGCGAAGTCCGAGTTGAGCGTCCTTATCACGGGGGAGACCGGCACCGGAAAAGAACTTGCGGCGCGGCTTATCCACCAGCAATCGTCGCGAAAACGGGGGCCCTTTGTCACGGTCAATTGCGCGGCCATTCCCCACGAATTGTTCGAGAGCTTCATGTTCGGTTACGAACGCGGAGCGTTCACGGGCGCGGACCGTTCGTCGCGGGGGTTTCTGGCGGAAGCGCATGGAGGCATTATTTTCCTTGACGAGGTGGGCGACCTCAGTCTTTCCAACCAGGCGCGTATCCTCCGGTCGATCGAATACGGCACGTACCGCCGGCCGGGGGCCGATCAGGATTCGAGGGTGGACGTGCGGGTGGTTTCCGCCACGAACCGTGATCTTCGTGCCGCCGCGCAGCAAGGCGCCTTTCGCGAGGACCTGTTTCACCGTCTTAACGGATTTGAGATCTCGTTGCCGCCCCTTCGCGAGCGGGTTGAGGATATCCCCGAACTGGCGCAGCACTTTTTCGAATTGGCGAAGCAGCAGGCGAAACGCCCCGTCAGGGCGGTGGCGCCTGAGGCGATGGAGATTCTGCAGACTCAGAATTGGACCGGCAATGTCCGCGAGTTGCGCAACTGCATATTGCGGGCAGTGAGTATTGCCCAAGGCGACACCATCCGGGCGGAAGATGCTCTTGATAACCTATCCGGGCCGCGGCGCCGGGAGGAAGGGCAGGATGCCGCCAGCCTGGCTGATATCGAGAAGAAGCACATCGCACATACCATGACCAGGTACGGGGGCAATGTTTCAAAGGCCGCGAAAGCGTTAGGCATCTCGCGCAGCACCCTGTACGAGAAGCTCCGGCTATATGAATTGAATAACGCCGGTTAG